The Vibrio astriarenae genome contains a region encoding:
- the rpoD gene encoding RNA polymerase sigma factor RpoD — protein sequence MEQSPQSQLKLLVIKGKEQGYLTYAEVNDHLPAEIVDSEQVEDIIQMINDMGIKVVETAPDADDLAINDDNNITDEDAAEAAAAALSSVENEIGRTTDPVRMYMREMGTVELLTREGEIDIAKRIEDGINQVQSAVTEYPGTIPYVLEQFDKVQAEELRLTDIISGFVDPNDDGTTAPTATHIGSELAEADLEDEDDEGSDESEDGEEEEEDTGIDPELALEKFTELRNTFQNRQLAINEHGADSSQAKQAGELVKEVFAEFRLTPKQFDYLVDELRTSMDRVRTQERLIMRSVVEYGKMPKKSFIALFTGNESSDAWLDEVLASDKPYADKIRRSEEDIRRCIQKLAIIEEETSLTVQSIKDISRRMSIGEAKARRAKKEMVEANLRLVISIAKKYTNRGLQFLDLIQEGNIGLMKAVDKFEYRRGYKFSTYATWWIRQAITRSIADQARTIRIPVHMIETINKLNRISRQMLQEMGREPLPEELAERMQMPEDKIRKVLKIAKEPISMETPIGDDEDSHLGDFIEDTTLELPVDSATATSLRGATRDVLAGLTPREAKVLRMRFGIDMNTDHTLEEVGKQFDVTRERIRQIEAKALRKLRHPSRSETLRSFLDE from the coding sequence ATGGAGCAAAGTCCGCAGTCACAGCTAAAACTCCTTGTTATTAAAGGCAAAGAGCAAGGCTATCTGACCTACGCAGAAGTGAACGACCACCTACCTGCAGAAATCGTCGATTCTGAACAGGTAGAAGACATCATTCAGATGATCAACGACATGGGCATCAAAGTAGTAGAAACTGCACCTGATGCTGATGATCTTGCGATCAATGATGATAACAACATCACCGATGAAGATGCAGCAGAAGCTGCAGCAGCAGCGCTTTCTAGCGTTGAGAACGAAATCGGCCGTACAACAGACCCAGTGCGCATGTACATGCGTGAAATGGGTACGGTTGAGCTACTGACGCGTGAAGGCGAGATCGATATTGCTAAGCGTATCGAAGATGGCATCAACCAAGTTCAAAGTGCTGTTACAGAATACCCAGGGACTATTCCTTACGTATTAGAGCAATTTGATAAGGTTCAAGCAGAAGAGCTGCGTCTAACCGACATCATCTCAGGCTTCGTTGATCCTAACGATGATGGTACTACAGCACCGACAGCAACGCACATCGGTTCAGAGTTAGCAGAAGCTGACCTTGAAGATGAAGACGATGAAGGCAGCGACGAGAGCGAAGACGGGGAAGAGGAAGAAGAAGATACAGGTATCGATCCTGAGCTAGCACTGGAGAAATTTACAGAGCTACGCAACACCTTCCAAAACCGTCAGCTAGCGATCAACGAGCACGGTGCAGACAGCTCTCAAGCAAAACAAGCGGGTGAGCTTGTTAAAGAAGTATTCGCTGAGTTCCGTCTAACGCCGAAGCAGTTCGACTACCTAGTCGATGAACTACGTACTTCAATGGATCGCGTGCGCACGCAAGAGCGCCTGATCATGCGTTCTGTTGTTGAATACGGCAAGATGCCAAAGAAATCATTCATTGCGCTATTCACTGGCAATGAGTCATCTGATGCATGGCTAGATGAAGTATTAGCTTCTGACAAACCGTACGCAGACAAGATTCGCCGTAGCGAAGAAGATATCCGCCGCTGTATTCAAAAGCTAGCTATCATCGAAGAAGAGACTTCTTTGACGGTTCAAAGCATTAAAGACATCAGCCGTCGCATGTCTATCGGTGAAGCGAAGGCTCGCCGCGCGAAGAAAGAGATGGTAGAGGCGAACTTACGTCTGGTTATCTCGATTGCTAAGAAGTACACCAACCGTGGTCTACAGTTCTTGGATCTTATCCAAGAAGGTAACATCGGTCTGATGAAAGCGGTTGATAAGTTTGAATACCGTCGTGGTTACAAGTTCTCGACTTACGCAACGTGGTGGATCCGTCAGGCAATCACTCGTTCTATCGCAGACCAAGCACGTACGATCCGTATTCCGGTTCACATGATCGAAACGATCAACAAATTGAACCGCATCTCTCGTCAAATGCTACAAGAGATGGGCCGTGAGCCGCTGCCAGAAGAGTTGGCAGAGCGCATGCAAATGCCAGAAGACAAGATCCGTAAAGTACTGAAGATCGCGAAAGAGCCAATCTCAATGGAGACACCAATCGGTGATGACGAAGATTCGCATCTAGGTGACTTCATCGAAGATACTACGCTAGAGCTACCTGTTGATTCAGCAACAGCAACGAGCCTACGCGGTGCAACACGTGACGTCCTAGCGGGCCTTACACCACGTGAAGCAAAAGTTCTTCGTATGCGTTTTGGTATCGACATGAACACTGACCACACTCTAGAAGAGGTTGGCAAACAGTTCGACGTAACGCGTGAACGTATTCGTCAGATCGAAGCAAAAGCACTTCGTAAACTGCGTCACCCAAGCCGCTCAGAAACTCTGCGCAGCTTCCTAGACGAGTAA
- a CDS encoding restriction endonuclease produces MTINGLVLFYVNGKYHQRLGRDAINWKQYQESVAHFFKELGLDTEIEAIVHGVRGKHEVDVLVKGNIQGIQFTWVIECKNWKKSIPKEKVMALSSIVQDIGADRGFLLSESGFQSGAIKATAKSNITLTSLQELEEDAKQGLLDSTLGSISWRITKAQTQLRTINKEIFDAPYIPPPEILDLMSSLLILSSVLEDAMKDEYPINYYRNDTVYSQKELIERANKVLNKAEAWILDTLKQ; encoded by the coding sequence TTGACTATTAATGGGTTAGTACTGTTTTATGTAAACGGTAAGTATCACCAAAGACTAGGGAGAGATGCTATCAACTGGAAACAGTATCAAGAAAGTGTTGCACACTTCTTCAAAGAGCTAGGGCTCGACACTGAGATTGAAGCTATCGTCCATGGAGTAAGAGGAAAGCATGAGGTAGATGTTCTAGTAAAAGGCAATATCCAAGGTATCCAATTCACCTGGGTCATCGAGTGTAAAAACTGGAAGAAAAGCATCCCAAAAGAAAAAGTGATGGCACTTTCTTCTATTGTCCAAGACATCGGTGCAGACAGAGGCTTTCTTCTGTCTGAGTCCGGCTTCCAATCTGGGGCGATTAAAGCTACAGCAAAATCGAATATTACATTGACAAGCCTTCAAGAGCTCGAAGAGGATGCTAAGCAAGGTTTATTAGACTCTACACTGGGTTCGATTAGTTGGCGTATAACAAAGGCGCAAACTCAGCTACGAACAATCAATAAGGAAATATTTGACGCTCCTTACATACCTCCGCCGGAAATACTCGATTTGATGTCATCATTACTTATCCTTAGCTCAGTACTAGAAGATGCAATGAAGGATGAGTACCCTATCAACTACTATAGGAATGACACTGTATACTCACAAAAAGAGCTTATTGAACGTGCGAATAAAGTTCTTAACAAAGCGGAGGCTTGGATTTTAGATACACTAAAACAATGA
- the dnaG gene encoding DNA primase, which produces MAGHIPRAFIDDVLARLDIVDIIDARVKLKKKGKNYGACCPFHNEKTPSFSVSQEKQFYHCFGCGVHGNAIDFLMEYERLEFVEAIEELASYLGLEVPREQRPGHTQHQGPTASTEQKRNLYDLMGSIAQFYRQQLKLGSSKIAIDYLKERGLSKDVVQKFSIGYVADEWDLVRKNFGQNRQTQDMLVSGGMLIENDKGNRYDRFRGRVMFPIRDRRGRVIGFGGRVIGDGTPKYLNSPETPIFHKGKELYGLYEVMQAYREPPQILVVEGYMDVVALGQYGVDYAVASLGTSTTGEHIHNLFRQTNTVVCCYDGDRAGKEAAWRALENALQYLKSGNTLKFLFLPDGEDPDSYIRQFGKENFEQQVHSAIPLSEYLFQNLIETHSINLGTSEGKSTLRNVSNELINKIPNEGLQQELDERLDKLTGFMGHREKRKAAPETRPQPHKEIKRTPMRAVIALLMQNPNYADMVPDLSTVRHLSLPGLSLLIEVLEYCQASPNISTGQLMEQWRGRQNETLLSRLASWDIPLDDDNQEDIFIDSLDKILAQCVEQQIENLQAKARSVGLSTEEKRELQALMLDLKA; this is translated from the coding sequence ATGGCTGGACACATTCCTCGCGCTTTTATTGATGATGTACTTGCTCGACTTGATATCGTCGACATCATAGACGCACGTGTAAAGCTCAAGAAGAAAGGCAAAAACTACGGCGCTTGCTGCCCATTCCATAACGAGAAAACCCCCTCTTTCAGTGTCAGCCAAGAAAAGCAGTTTTACCACTGTTTTGGTTGTGGTGTACACGGTAACGCCATCGACTTTTTGATGGAGTACGAACGATTAGAGTTCGTCGAAGCCATTGAAGAACTGGCCTCTTATCTAGGCTTAGAAGTCCCGCGTGAACAACGCCCGGGCCACACCCAACACCAAGGGCCAACAGCCAGCACTGAACAAAAGCGCAACCTTTATGACCTGATGGGCAGTATCGCCCAGTTCTATCGTCAACAACTCAAACTCGGCTCAAGCAAGATAGCGATTGACTACCTCAAAGAGCGTGGGCTTTCAAAAGACGTAGTACAGAAGTTTAGTATCGGTTACGTGGCAGATGAGTGGGATTTGGTGCGCAAAAACTTTGGCCAAAACCGTCAAACTCAAGACATGCTGGTGAGTGGCGGCATGTTAATTGAAAACGATAAGGGCAACCGCTATGACCGCTTTCGTGGTCGTGTTATGTTCCCAATTCGTGATCGACGTGGACGTGTGATTGGCTTCGGTGGTCGCGTGATTGGTGATGGCACGCCAAAGTATCTCAACTCACCAGAAACCCCGATATTTCATAAAGGTAAAGAGCTATACGGCCTTTACGAGGTGATGCAAGCCTATCGTGAGCCGCCACAAATCTTGGTAGTAGAAGGCTATATGGACGTGGTGGCTTTGGGGCAATATGGCGTCGACTATGCCGTTGCATCACTGGGCACCTCAACCACTGGCGAACACATTCACAACCTGTTTAGACAAACCAATACCGTTGTGTGTTGCTACGATGGTGATAGAGCAGGTAAAGAAGCCGCTTGGCGCGCTCTAGAAAATGCTCTGCAATACTTAAAATCCGGCAACACACTCAAGTTCCTCTTCTTACCGGATGGCGAAGACCCTGATAGCTATATCCGTCAATTTGGCAAAGAGAACTTCGAACAACAGGTTCACAGCGCAATACCGCTGTCTGAATACCTGTTCCAAAACTTAATTGAAACCCACTCCATCAACTTAGGCACCAGTGAAGGTAAATCAACACTGCGTAACGTCTCCAACGAGCTGATCAACAAGATCCCAAATGAGGGCTTGCAGCAGGAGCTGGATGAGCGCCTTGATAAGCTGACTGGCTTTATGGGGCATCGTGAGAAGCGTAAAGCAGCGCCAGAAACACGACCGCAACCTCACAAAGAGATAAAACGCACACCAATGCGCGCCGTCATCGCTTTGCTTATGCAAAATCCGAACTATGCTGATATGGTGCCCGACTTATCAACAGTGAGACATTTATCACTTCCTGGGCTAAGTTTATTGATAGAGGTGCTTGAATATTGTCAGGCGAGCCCCAATATCAGCACAGGCCAGTTAATGGAACAGTGGCGGGGACGCCAAAATGAGACCCTTCTGTCTCGTCTCGCGAGTTGGGATATTCCACTCGACGATGATAATCAAGAAGACATATTTATCGACTCACTGGACAAAATACTTGCCCAGTGCGTAGAACAACAAATTGAAAACCTGCAGGCAAAAGCAAGAAGCGTCGGTTTATCAACCGAAGAGAAAAGGGAGCTGCAAGCGTTAATGCTTGATTTAAAAGCGTAA